Proteins found in one Microbacterium sp. SSM24 genomic segment:
- a CDS encoding NAD(P)/FAD-dependent oxidoreductase gives MTEPRVPNGDVSWWWRQLGGTPTPRAPLPGPIDVDVAIVGGGYTGLWAAYYLKTLQPDLRVVVLEQRFAGFGASGRNGGWLTNTVTGGRERYAESHGRDAAVAQQRALNETVDEVIAVAAREGIDADIVKGGEFGVARTPSQLARLRAAVRAEQQWAHTDVEELDAASAASRIAVDGVLGGVWHPHCARLHPAKLASGLASAVERLGVPIYEQTRVTEIAQGSAVTDRGVVTASHVLRATEGFTADLRGEHRTWLPMNSSMIVTEPLPAAMWDTIGWAGRETLGDFAHVYMYAQRTADDRIAFGGRGVPYRYGSHVDEDGTTQERTIASLTRLLRDFFPDAASVPIAHGWAGVLGVPRDWAASVGHDRASGLGWAGGYVGTGVTATNLAGRTLADLVLERDTDLVRLPWVGHRAKKWEPEPLRWLAVNAIYAAYRTADRFEASGSGSGTAWPAHVADFVAGRH, from the coding sequence ATGACCGAGCCCCGCGTGCCCAATGGAGACGTCTCGTGGTGGTGGCGGCAGCTCGGCGGGACGCCGACTCCGCGTGCGCCGCTGCCCGGTCCGATCGACGTCGATGTCGCCATCGTCGGCGGCGGCTACACCGGACTGTGGGCCGCGTACTACCTCAAGACGCTGCAACCCGATCTGCGCGTGGTCGTCCTCGAGCAGCGGTTCGCCGGGTTCGGGGCATCCGGTCGCAACGGCGGCTGGCTCACCAACACCGTCACGGGCGGGCGCGAGCGGTATGCGGAGTCCCACGGGCGCGACGCGGCGGTCGCACAGCAGCGCGCGCTCAACGAGACGGTCGACGAGGTCATCGCCGTCGCCGCGCGCGAAGGAATCGACGCCGACATCGTCAAGGGCGGTGAGTTCGGCGTGGCACGCACTCCGTCTCAGCTCGCCAGACTCCGCGCCGCCGTGCGAGCCGAGCAGCAGTGGGCGCACACCGATGTGGAGGAGCTGGATGCCGCGTCCGCCGCCTCCCGCATCGCGGTGGACGGGGTGCTCGGCGGGGTGTGGCATCCGCACTGCGCACGGCTGCACCCGGCGAAGCTGGCCTCCGGGCTCGCCTCCGCCGTCGAGCGCCTGGGCGTGCCGATCTACGAGCAGACCCGGGTCACCGAGATCGCGCAGGGCAGCGCGGTCACCGACCGCGGGGTCGTGACCGCGTCGCACGTGCTGCGCGCGACCGAGGGCTTCACAGCGGATCTGCGCGGCGAGCACCGCACCTGGCTGCCGATGAACTCGTCCATGATCGTCACCGAACCGCTCCCGGCGGCCATGTGGGACACGATCGGATGGGCGGGCCGCGAGACCCTCGGCGATTTCGCGCACGTGTACATGTACGCCCAGCGCACGGCCGACGACCGCATCGCGTTCGGCGGACGCGGAGTGCCCTACCGCTACGGCTCGCACGTCGACGAGGACGGCACCACGCAGGAACGCACGATCGCATCGCTCACGCGCCTGCTGCGGGACTTCTTCCCGGATGCCGCCTCCGTGCCGATCGCGCACGGATGGGCGGGCGTGCTCGGCGTGCCGCGCGACTGGGCGGCCTCGGTCGGACACGACCGCGCGTCCGGTCTCGGCTGGGCCGGCGGCTACGTCGGGACCGGCGTCACCGCGACGAACCTCGCCGGCCGCACACTCGCGGATCTGGTGCTGGAGCGCGACACCGACCTGGTGCGCCTGCCGTGGGTCGGGCACCGCGCGAAGAAGTGGGAGCCCGAGCCGCTGCGCTGGCTCGCCGTGAACGCGATCTACGCCGCGTATCGCACGGCGGACCGGTTCGAGGCATCCGGATCCGGCTCCGGCACCGCGTGGCCCGCCCACGTCGCCGACTTCGTCGCCGGTCGCCACTGA
- a CDS encoding carbohydrate ABC transporter permease, producing MTALASPAAPPRRPAPRVRSSRRERRMTRTAWLFAAPFVILFLVFMAGPIVGSFLMSFTDMTTRDLQTPFQVNIVGFDNYVRLFQDPRFLRSLLNTFTFVVVAVPLTIGLALAVALALDKGIRRFRTVYRVGYYAPVVTSIVAIAIVWRFILQPDGLLNGFLAVFGIQGPDWLQSPSWALPSLIMMAVWRNIGTIMVIFLAALQGVPREHHEAAMVDGANAWQRFWNITIPAMRPAILFSTVITGIGFLQFFEEPYVMTQGGPLDATLSTAMYTYDQFGFGNYAYASAASYVLFLAIVVLSLIQFRLISRKD from the coding sequence ATGACCGCCCTTGCCTCACCTGCGGCACCGCCGCGGCGACCCGCACCCCGTGTGCGGTCGTCGCGGCGGGAACGCCGCATGACCCGCACCGCGTGGCTGTTCGCCGCGCCGTTCGTGATCCTGTTCCTGGTGTTCATGGCCGGACCGATCGTCGGATCGTTCCTCATGAGCTTCACCGACATGACCACGCGCGACCTGCAGACGCCGTTCCAGGTGAACATCGTCGGCTTCGACAACTACGTCCGCCTGTTCCAGGACCCGAGGTTCCTGCGATCGCTGCTCAACACCTTCACGTTCGTCGTCGTGGCGGTGCCGCTCACGATCGGACTCGCCCTCGCCGTGGCGCTCGCCCTCGACAAGGGCATCCGCCGCTTCCGCACCGTGTACCGCGTCGGCTACTACGCGCCGGTGGTCACGAGCATCGTCGCCATCGCCATCGTGTGGCGGTTCATCCTGCAGCCGGACGGCCTGCTCAACGGCTTCCTGGCCGTCTTCGGCATCCAGGGTCCCGACTGGCTTCAGTCGCCGAGCTGGGCGCTGCCCTCCCTGATCATGATGGCCGTCTGGCGCAACATCGGGACGATCATGGTGATCTTCCTCGCAGCCCTCCAAGGGGTTCCGCGAGAGCACCACGAGGCCGCGATGGTCGACGGCGCCAACGCGTGGCAGCGGTTCTGGAACATCACGATCCCGGCGATGCGGCCGGCGATCCTCTTCTCGACGGTCATCACGGGAATCGGATTCCTGCAGTTCTTCGAGGAGCCGTACGTGATGACGCAAGGCGGGCCGCTCGATGCGACCCTCTCCACCGCCATGTACACGTACGACCAGTTCGGGTTCGGCAACTACGCCTACGCGTCGGCAGCCAGCTACGTGCTGTTCCTCGCGATCGTGGTGCTCTCGCTGATCCAGTTCCGCCTCATTTCAAGGAAGGACTGA
- a CDS encoding sugar ABC transporter substrate-binding protein — MTRTITRRTSRLAAAGAVTLVGALLLAGCGRTDSPTGGGEGGGDAIDDSPATGTVEVWAMGNEGEVLDELAAQFEEENPDVTIEVTAVPWESAHDRIATAIAGGETPDISMLGTTWVGEFAATGAFEPTPDGLVDESSFFEGSWDTAVVDEVAYGVPWYVDTRVLYYRTDLAEKAGLEPPTTWEEYTAFTKGLQEAGAEWGVSLPPGGFDSWQYVTPLAWQQGGDILNEDGTEFTFDTPEWEEAFAFYTSFFEDGISEPRRLEGGEIESAFINGEVGAFYSGPFHVGLLLEQGGEDFADKFGVAMVPGADSRTSFTGGGNLAVFEDTENRDASWKFVRWLSEPETQLAWYDISTDLPSVQAAWDDPTFAEDPYLSVFGEQLQDSKAPPAIATWAQVSAVIDQELEKATRGDTTPADAIAAIQQQATSIGTGK; from the coding sequence ATGACCAGAACAATCACACGCAGAACCTCTCGCCTGGCGGCCGCAGGCGCCGTGACGCTCGTGGGAGCACTTCTCCTCGCCGGCTGCGGGCGCACCGACTCGCCGACCGGCGGCGGCGAAGGAGGGGGCGACGCGATCGACGACTCCCCCGCGACCGGAACCGTCGAGGTGTGGGCGATGGGCAACGAGGGCGAAGTCCTCGACGAGCTCGCCGCACAGTTCGAGGAGGAGAACCCCGACGTCACGATCGAGGTCACCGCCGTTCCGTGGGAGAGCGCCCACGACCGCATCGCGACCGCCATCGCCGGTGGCGAGACCCCCGACATCTCCATGCTCGGCACGACGTGGGTCGGCGAGTTCGCCGCGACCGGTGCCTTCGAGCCGACCCCCGACGGATTGGTCGACGAGTCGTCGTTCTTCGAGGGCTCGTGGGACACCGCTGTCGTCGACGAGGTGGCCTACGGCGTGCCCTGGTACGTCGACACGCGCGTGCTGTACTACCGCACCGACCTCGCCGAGAAGGCCGGCCTCGAGCCGCCGACGACGTGGGAGGAGTACACGGCCTTCACGAAGGGCCTGCAGGAAGCCGGTGCCGAGTGGGGTGTCTCGCTGCCCCCGGGCGGCTTCGACTCCTGGCAGTACGTGACGCCGCTCGCCTGGCAGCAGGGTGGCGACATCCTCAACGAGGACGGCACCGAATTCACCTTCGACACCCCGGAGTGGGAGGAGGCGTTCGCCTTCTACACGAGCTTCTTCGAGGACGGCATCTCCGAGCCGCGTCGCCTGGAGGGCGGCGAGATCGAGTCCGCCTTCATCAACGGCGAGGTGGGCGCGTTCTACAGCGGCCCGTTCCACGTCGGACTCCTGCTCGAGCAGGGCGGCGAGGACTTCGCCGACAAGTTCGGCGTGGCGATGGTGCCCGGCGCCGACAGCCGCACGAGCTTCACCGGCGGTGGCAACCTGGCCGTGTTCGAGGACACCGAGAACCGCGACGCGTCGTGGAAGTTCGTGCGCTGGCTGAGCGAGCCCGAGACCCAGCTCGCGTGGTACGACATCTCGACCGACCTGCCCAGCGTCCAGGCGGCGTGGGACGACCCGACGTTCGCCGAGGACCCCTACCTCAGCGTGTTCGGCGAGCAGCTTCAGGACTCGAAGGCCCCGCCGGCGATCGCCACGTGGGCCCAGGTGTCGGCCGTGATCGACCAGGAGCTCGAGAAGGCCACGCGCGGCGACACGACGCCCGCGGACGCGATCGCAGCCATCCAGCAGCAGGCGACGTCCATCGGGACCGGCAAGTAG
- a CDS encoding glycoside hydrolase family 1 protein, translated as MDFPNGFLWGASTAAHQIEGGNVHSDWWEREWGRVPGAVVETPSGDAADSYHRYGEDMALLADAGLDTYRFSIEWARIEPEDGWISHAAIDHYRRMVDTAIGLGLRPMITLHHFTNPIWFAREGGWHSDAAADRFARYVEAAMPVLEAVDLVCTINEPNMVSVLADPEVGFPSIGLPPGVPAVTDRLIDAHKRAVDIVRGDGCLAGWSVATQAYQPIDGAEQVAAAYGASREDVFLDAARGDDWIGVQAYTRTKIGPEGPLPIPDDAERTLTGWEYFPPAVGDGIRNAWSRAGVPVYVTENGMATADDARRIDYTRGALEAVHACIADGADVRGYLHWSLLDNYEWGSYRPTFGLIAWDRDTFERSPKPSLGWLGEVARANALR; from the coding sequence ATGGACTTCCCGAACGGCTTTCTGTGGGGTGCGTCGACGGCGGCGCATCAGATCGAGGGCGGCAACGTCCACTCCGACTGGTGGGAGCGCGAGTGGGGACGGGTCCCCGGCGCGGTCGTCGAGACGCCGTCCGGCGACGCGGCCGACAGCTACCACCGCTACGGCGAGGACATGGCGCTGCTGGCCGACGCCGGGCTCGACACCTACCGGTTCAGCATCGAGTGGGCCCGGATCGAGCCCGAGGACGGGTGGATCTCCCACGCCGCGATCGACCACTACCGCCGCATGGTCGACACGGCGATCGGTCTCGGCCTGCGTCCCATGATCACGCTCCATCACTTCACGAATCCGATCTGGTTCGCGCGGGAGGGCGGGTGGCATTCGGATGCCGCGGCCGACCGGTTCGCCCGGTACGTCGAAGCCGCCATGCCGGTGCTCGAAGCCGTCGATCTGGTCTGCACGATCAACGAGCCCAACATGGTGTCGGTGCTCGCCGATCCCGAGGTCGGATTCCCCTCCATCGGGCTTCCGCCCGGCGTCCCCGCGGTGACCGATCGCCTGATCGACGCGCACAAGCGCGCCGTCGACATCGTGCGAGGAGACGGATGCCTCGCCGGCTGGTCGGTGGCGACGCAGGCGTATCAGCCGATCGACGGTGCCGAGCAGGTCGCGGCCGCCTACGGCGCCTCGCGGGAGGACGTGTTCCTCGACGCGGCTCGCGGCGACGACTGGATCGGCGTGCAGGCCTACACGCGGACGAAGATCGGGCCGGAGGGGCCGCTGCCGATCCCGGACGATGCCGAGCGCACCCTCACGGGGTGGGAGTACTTCCCGCCGGCGGTGGGTGACGGCATCCGCAATGCGTGGTCCCGCGCGGGCGTCCCGGTGTACGTGACCGAGAACGGCATGGCCACCGCCGACGACGCCCGCCGCATCGACTACACGCGCGGCGCCCTCGAGGCGGTGCACGCGTGCATCGCCGACGGCGCCGACGTGCGGGGATACCTGCACTGGAGCCTGCTCGACAACTACGAGTGGGGCAGCTACCGGCCGACGTTCGGACTCATCGCCTGGGATCGCGACACGTTCGAGCGCAGCCCGAAGCCCAGCCTCGGCTGGCTCGGCGAGGTCGCTCGCGCCAACGCCCTGCGCTGA
- a CDS encoding carbohydrate ABC transporter permease, giving the protein MTTTPASPAEAERLGPVLASASVTDTDVVEPELHPAGRRRRRERPRWWLYIVLTLGLIAMIMPFVWMILGSFKSDAEIRQNPTGFLPQDPTVENYETLFGRLDFTTFFVNSLVVAVFVTLGNIVFCSMIGYALAKLQFRGKKLLFGLVLGTLMVPGVVTFVPLFVLTANLGLVNSYPGLILPFLISPLGVFLMRQFMLSLPDELIEAARIDGASEWRIFLRVIMPMCGPAVATLTILTFLGSWNNFLWPLVVATKEDMYTLPVALALYSVSQNAAKYGLMMAGAVVVVLPILLVFVFLQRYFVQGIALTGIK; this is encoded by the coding sequence ATGACGACCACGCCCGCCTCCCCCGCCGAGGCCGAACGGCTGGGACCGGTCCTCGCCTCCGCATCGGTGACCGACACCGACGTCGTGGAGCCCGAGCTCCATCCCGCCGGCCGCAGACGCCGTCGCGAGCGTCCTCGCTGGTGGCTCTACATCGTGCTCACGCTGGGACTGATCGCGATGATCATGCCGTTCGTGTGGATGATCCTCGGCTCGTTCAAGTCGGATGCCGAGATCCGCCAGAACCCCACCGGCTTCCTGCCGCAGGATCCCACCGTGGAGAACTACGAGACGCTCTTCGGCCGCCTGGACTTCACGACGTTCTTCGTGAACAGCCTGGTGGTGGCCGTCTTCGTGACGCTCGGCAACATCGTGTTCTGCTCGATGATCGGCTACGCGCTGGCGAAGCTGCAGTTCCGCGGCAAGAAGCTGCTGTTCGGCCTCGTCCTGGGGACGCTCATGGTGCCCGGCGTCGTGACCTTCGTGCCGCTGTTCGTGCTGACGGCGAACCTCGGACTGGTCAACAGCTATCCGGGCCTCATCCTGCCGTTCCTGATCTCGCCGCTCGGCGTCTTCCTGATGCGGCAGTTCATGCTGAGCCTCCCCGACGAGCTCATCGAGGCGGCGCGCATCGACGGCGCGAGCGAGTGGCGCATCTTCCTGCGCGTGATCATGCCCATGTGCGGCCCCGCGGTGGCCACGCTGACGATCCTCACGTTCCTCGGCAGCTGGAACAACTTCCTGTGGCCGCTCGTCGTCGCGACGAAGGAGGACATGTACACGCTCCCGGTCGCGCTCGCCCTCTACTCGGTGAGCCAGAACGCGGCGAAGTACGGACTCATGATGGCCGGCGCGGTCGTCGTGGTGCTGCCGATCCTCCTCGTGTTCGTGTTCCTGCAGCGCTACTTCGTGCAGGGCATCGCGCTCACCGGCATCAAGTGA
- a CDS encoding TetR/AcrR family transcriptional regulator has product MTREPSGSEAGASETDAPARAARAPRGSYAKGQARRQQIVDEALVVFARGGFHSGSLREIAKRVGLTPTGLMHHFANKEELFTEVLRQRDEKIRAAAGDPAEHTLIQQATKVVAYNQESRGLTSLYATVSVEATDSEHPAHEEFSRRYRQSAEAATPILRAAQADGEIRDDIDPALAARLVSAVMDGIQLQWLLDDSVDMNALFAEFVRGYLLPPER; this is encoded by the coding sequence GTGACCCGAGAGCCGTCAGGCAGCGAGGCCGGGGCGTCCGAAACGGATGCCCCGGCCCGCGCCGCGCGCGCGCCCCGCGGCAGCTACGCCAAGGGGCAGGCGCGCCGGCAGCAGATCGTCGACGAAGCGCTGGTCGTCTTCGCCCGGGGCGGGTTCCACAGCGGCTCGCTGCGCGAGATCGCCAAGCGCGTCGGCCTGACACCGACCGGTCTCATGCACCACTTCGCCAACAAGGAGGAGCTCTTCACCGAGGTCCTCCGCCAGCGCGACGAGAAGATCCGGGCGGCGGCGGGCGACCCCGCCGAGCACACCCTCATCCAGCAGGCCACGAAAGTCGTCGCCTACAACCAGGAGTCGCGCGGCCTCACGTCGCTCTACGCGACGGTGTCGGTGGAGGCGACCGACTCCGAGCACCCCGCGCACGAGGAGTTCTCGCGCCGATACCGGCAGAGCGCCGAGGCCGCGACGCCGATTCTGCGCGCGGCGCAGGCGGACGGTGAGATCCGCGACGACATCGACCCCGCGCTCGCCGCACGTCTCGTGAGCGCCGTCATGGACGGCATCCAGCTGCAGTGGCTGCTCGACGACAGCGTCGACATGAACGCGCTCTTCGCCGAGTTCGTGCGCGGCTACCTGCTCCCGCCCGAGCGCTGA
- a CDS encoding glucoamylase family protein: MKRWLSTITAAGIVAAGLGMAAPAAVAGERGKGGADDLKRWAQDTWASLDAMTDESTGLPSDNVTGDLATVGAYTSPTNIGGYLWSTVTARDLGIIDAAEAHERLATTLDTLEGLERNDASGMYYNWYDPATGAKLTTWPDSGDPVDPFLSTVDNGWLAASLRIVREADRALAAQADALYDSMDFAAYFNPEGAPGLPAGTNRGGFWEVAPPGCSVEAPMYNGSGETAFYTCHHYDTTVSESRIATYLGIANGEIPATALYGTHRTMPPGCDWAWQEQLPTGTYRTYRGVKVWEGVYTYAGKSFVPSWGGSMFEALMPDLLVPETTWGARSWRINHPVTVAVQKHHGLDEAGYGAWGFSPASNPFGGYAEYGVDLAGMRSDGYTSDAEKTDVDIDRPGCTTGTNPDPEFGDGVVTPHASFLALPYDRKAVLANLRHLEDDLGAYGPGGFYDAVAVGSGTVAERYLSLDQSMIMAAIGNELTGDTLKRYFVDKEMEKRLRPAMAAQVFSSQWKARK, translated from the coding sequence ATGAAGCGATGGCTGAGCACGATCACGGCGGCGGGAATCGTCGCCGCCGGACTCGGGATGGCCGCTCCGGCGGCTGTCGCGGGGGAGCGGGGCAAGGGCGGCGCCGACGACCTCAAGAGGTGGGCGCAGGACACGTGGGCCTCGCTCGACGCGATGACCGACGAGTCCACCGGGCTGCCGTCCGACAACGTGACCGGCGACCTCGCGACCGTCGGGGCGTACACCTCGCCGACCAATATCGGCGGCTACCTGTGGTCGACCGTCACCGCGCGCGATCTGGGCATCATCGACGCCGCCGAGGCTCACGAGCGCCTGGCGACGACGCTCGACACCCTGGAGGGTCTCGAGCGGAACGACGCCAGCGGCATGTACTACAACTGGTACGACCCGGCGACGGGCGCGAAGCTCACCACCTGGCCGGACTCCGGCGATCCCGTCGACCCGTTCCTGAGCACGGTCGACAACGGGTGGCTGGCGGCATCCCTCCGCATCGTCCGCGAAGCGGACCGGGCGCTCGCCGCGCAGGCCGACGCGCTCTACGACTCGATGGACTTCGCGGCGTACTTCAACCCCGAGGGTGCCCCCGGTCTCCCCGCCGGGACGAACCGCGGCGGATTCTGGGAGGTCGCCCCTCCCGGCTGCAGCGTCGAGGCGCCGATGTACAACGGCTCCGGCGAGACCGCGTTCTACACGTGCCACCACTACGACACGACCGTGAGCGAGAGTCGCATCGCGACCTACCTCGGCATCGCGAACGGCGAGATCCCGGCGACGGCGCTCTACGGGACCCACCGCACGATGCCTCCCGGCTGCGACTGGGCCTGGCAGGAGCAGCTGCCCACCGGCACCTACCGCACCTACCGGGGCGTGAAGGTCTGGGAGGGCGTCTACACGTACGCCGGAAAGTCGTTCGTCCCCAGCTGGGGCGGCAGCATGTTCGAGGCGCTCATGCCCGACCTGCTCGTGCCCGAGACGACCTGGGGTGCCCGCTCGTGGCGGATCAACCACCCGGTCACCGTCGCGGTGCAGAAGCACCACGGTCTCGACGAGGCGGGCTACGGTGCCTGGGGCTTCTCGCCCGCGAGCAACCCGTTCGGCGGCTACGCCGAATACGGGGTCGACCTCGCAGGCATGCGGTCGGACGGCTACACGTCCGATGCCGAGAAGACCGATGTCGACATCGATCGCCCCGGCTGCACGACGGGCACGAACCCCGACCCCGAGTTCGGCGACGGCGTGGTGACGCCGCACGCGAGCTTCCTCGCGCTGCCCTACGACCGCAAGGCCGTGCTCGCGAATCTGCGCCACCTCGAGGACGACCTCGGCGCCTACGGACCCGGCGGGTTCTACGACGCCGTCGCCGTCGGCAGCGGCACGGTCGCGGAGCGCTACCTGTCGCTCGACCAGTCGATGATCATGGCGGCGATCGGCAACGAGCTCACCGGCGATACGCTGAAGCGTTATTTCGTCGACAAGGAGATGGAGAAGCGCCTGCGCCCGGCGATGGCCGCGCAGGTCTTCAGCTCCCAGTGGAAAGCGCGCAAGTGA
- a CDS encoding XRE family transcriptional regulator codes for MTTSFTRESHAEVADDEDVDSLTIGRRIRQLRTERGMTLEELAAAVDRAPSQLSMIENGRREPKLTLLQAIARALGSSLDAILESEPLDERATLEIALERAMRGQTFQALGIPPFRIGKNVPNEALTAMLSLQAEIERLRDERAATPEEARRANVALRRLMRTQNNYFAELEGHAHAILEAVDHPGGPLTQRTASDIAAHLGFTLHYVPDLPNTTRSVADIKNGRLYLSSRLTVKGDPRTAVLQALSSRILGHREPTSYAEFLRQRVETNYLTGALLIPEAHVVPFLQEAKKDRAISIEDLRDAYSVSYETAAHRFTNLATVHLGIPVHFLKVHESGTITKAYENDDVNFPTDRLGSIEGQMCCRKWTSRVVFDVDDHFNPYYQYTDTGNGTYWCTARVEQSSEGAHSVSVGVRFDDTKWFLGRDTPNRGVSKHSVEACCRRAPAELEASWRENAWPNVRTPRTLLATLPTGAFPGVDSTDVYEFLEAHAPR; via the coding sequence ATGACGACGTCGTTCACCCGCGAATCGCACGCAGAAGTCGCCGACGATGAGGATGTGGATTCCCTCACCATCGGCCGCCGCATCCGGCAGCTGCGCACCGAACGCGGCATGACGCTCGAAGAGCTCGCGGCCGCCGTCGACCGTGCGCCGAGCCAGCTCTCGATGATCGAGAACGGCCGGCGTGAGCCGAAGCTCACCCTGCTGCAGGCGATCGCACGCGCGCTCGGCTCCTCGCTCGACGCGATCCTCGAGTCCGAGCCGCTCGACGAGCGGGCGACTCTCGAGATCGCGCTCGAGCGGGCGATGCGGGGGCAGACGTTCCAGGCCCTCGGGATCCCGCCGTTCCGCATCGGCAAGAACGTCCCGAACGAGGCGCTCACGGCGATGCTGTCGCTGCAGGCCGAGATCGAACGGCTCCGCGACGAGCGCGCGGCGACGCCCGAGGAGGCGCGCCGGGCGAACGTCGCGCTGCGGCGGCTCATGCGCACGCAGAACAACTACTTCGCGGAGCTGGAGGGGCACGCCCACGCGATCCTCGAGGCCGTCGATCACCCGGGCGGCCCGCTCACGCAGCGCACGGCATCCGACATCGCGGCGCATCTCGGGTTCACGCTGCACTACGTGCCCGACCTTCCGAACACGACCCGCAGCGTCGCCGACATCAAGAACGGGCGGCTGTACCTGTCGAGTCGGCTGACGGTCAAGGGCGACCCGCGGACCGCGGTGCTCCAAGCCCTGTCGAGCCGCATCCTCGGCCATCGCGAGCCGACGTCGTACGCGGAGTTCCTTCGCCAGCGCGTCGAGACGAACTACCTCACCGGCGCCCTGCTGATCCCCGAGGCGCACGTCGTGCCGTTCCTGCAGGAGGCCAAGAAGGATCGGGCCATCTCGATCGAGGATCTGCGCGACGCCTATTCGGTGTCGTACGAGACCGCGGCGCACCGCTTCACCAATCTCGCGACCGTGCATCTCGGCATCCCGGTGCACTTTCTGAAGGTGCACGAATCAGGAACGATCACGAAGGCGTACGAGAACGACGACGTGAACTTCCCGACCGACCGCCTGGGGTCGATCGAGGGCCAGATGTGCTGCCGCAAGTGGACCTCGCGCGTCGTCTTCGACGTCGACGACCACTTCAATCCGTACTACCAGTACACCGACACCGGCAACGGCACCTACTGGTGCACGGCGCGCGTGGAGCAGTCCAGCGAGGGCGCGCATTCGGTGAGCGTCGGCGTCCGTTTCGACGACACGAAGTGGTTCCTCGGTCGCGACACCCCGAACCGAGGGGTCTCGAAGCATTCGGTCGAGGCGTGCTGCCGTCGCGCTCCGGCCGAGCTGGAGGCATCCTGGCGCGAGAATGCGTGGCCGAACGTGCGCACGCCGCGCACCCTGCTCGCCACGCTGCCGACCGGGGCGTTCCCCGGGGTCGACTCGACCGACGTGTACGAGTTCCTCGAGGCGCACGCGCCGCGCTGA